Proteins encoded by one window of Candidatus Ozemobacteraceae bacterium:
- a CDS encoding CGGC domain-containing protein → MKVGIIRCQQTESMCPGSACFVFAARGKGAFEENGPCEIAGFVSCGGCPGKNVVPRVSMMIERGVEAIAFASCMKRGTPIGFPCPHYAEILKAVQENLDKPVNILEHTH, encoded by the coding sequence ATGAAGGTCGGCATCATCCGCTGTCAGCAGACGGAGAGCATGTGTCCGGGCTCGGCATGTTTCGTTTTCGCCGCCCGCGGGAAGGGCGCGTTCGAGGAAAACGGGCCGTGCGAGATCGCCGGGTTCGTCTCCTGCGGCGGCTGTCCCGGAAAGAATGTCGTTCCACGGGTGAGCATGATGATCGAGCGCGGGGTCGAAGCTATCGCCTTCGCTTCCTGCATGAAGCGCGGCACGCCGATCGGGTTTCCCTGCCCGCACTACGCGGAAATCCTCAAGGCCGTCCAGGAAAACCTCGACAAGCCCGTAAACATTCTCGAACACACGCACTGA
- a CDS encoding fatty acid CoA ligase family protein translates to MNIHTTPVNMATFVRHWAERLSSKRAVVFPHGRDGDGRVSYTHLTFRQLEEESNRYARGLQKLGVRRGMRTALMLTPSLEFFAVTFALFKLGAVVVLIDPGIGIHNLGKCLGEAAPEAFIGVTKAHAARKLLRWSPASIRICVTKGTRLFWGGSTLAQVRDADATPFPIEDMGDEMGAIFFTSGSTGISKGAVYTHNILTHQVRFIQELYRFDEHDVDLATFPLFALLDVCLGTTVVIPDMDATKPAQADPVKLIEAIENNGATVMFGSPALVNTLSRYGEAHGIKLPTLRTVISCGAPARNDVLARFQKMLPESTQIHTPYGATESLPVSSIGSHEILGETAAETARGGGTCVGRPVPEVTVRIIRITDDPIPAWSDDLVLPTGEIGEIAVSGPIVTREYYKRPEATALAKIRADDGTIWHRMGDCGRIDASGRLWFCGRKAHRVETGSRTLFTIPCEAVFNQHPKVFRTALVGIGPRGSQTPVLCVELEKSAGALDETALATELRALGATHSHTRDITRILFHPAFPVDVRHNAKIGREQLALWASEIVRAQSPA, encoded by the coding sequence ATGAATATTCATACCACTCCCGTCAACATGGCGACATTCGTCCGGCACTGGGCGGAACGGCTTTCGAGCAAGCGGGCGGTGGTTTTCCCGCACGGTCGCGACGGCGATGGCCGGGTTTCCTACACCCATCTGACGTTTCGTCAGCTCGAAGAGGAAAGCAACAGATACGCGCGCGGCCTGCAGAAGCTGGGCGTCCGGCGCGGCATGCGGACGGCGCTGATGCTGACGCCGAGCCTCGAGTTCTTCGCGGTCACGTTCGCCCTGTTCAAGCTCGGCGCGGTGGTCGTGCTGATCGACCCGGGCATCGGCATCCACAATCTCGGCAAATGTCTCGGCGAAGCCGCGCCCGAAGCGTTCATTGGCGTCACGAAGGCGCACGCGGCCCGCAAACTCCTGCGCTGGTCGCCTGCCTCGATCCGCATCTGCGTGACGAAAGGGACGCGGCTCTTCTGGGGGGGCAGCACGCTCGCCCAGGTCCGCGACGCCGACGCGACGCCCTTTCCCATCGAAGATATGGGCGACGAGATGGGCGCGATTTTCTTCACGAGCGGAAGCACCGGCATCTCGAAGGGCGCCGTCTACACCCACAACATCCTGACCCACCAGGTGCGGTTCATCCAGGAACTATACCGGTTCGACGAGCACGACGTCGACCTCGCCACGTTCCCGCTGTTCGCACTTCTCGACGTCTGTCTCGGCACGACGGTCGTCATTCCCGACATGGATGCGACCAAGCCGGCCCAGGCCGACCCGGTGAAGCTGATCGAGGCGATCGAGAACAACGGGGCGACCGTGATGTTCGGCTCGCCCGCTCTCGTCAACACCCTGAGCCGCTACGGGGAAGCGCACGGCATCAAGCTTCCGACGCTCCGCACGGTCATCTCCTGCGGCGCGCCGGCGCGCAACGACGTCCTGGCACGCTTTCAGAAGATGCTTCCCGAATCGACCCAGATCCACACGCCGTATGGTGCGACCGAGTCGCTTCCGGTCAGCAGCATCGGCAGCCACGAGATTCTCGGCGAGACGGCCGCAGAAACCGCGCGCGGCGGCGGCACCTGCGTCGGCCGCCCCGTTCCGGAAGTCACCGTCCGCATCATCCGCATCACGGACGATCCGATTCCGGCTTGGTCCGACGACCTCGTCCTGCCGACCGGCGAGATCGGCGAGATCGCCGTCAGCGGCCCGATCGTCACCCGCGAGTATTACAAGCGTCCCGAGGCGACGGCGCTGGCGAAGATCCGCGCCGACGACGGGACGATCTGGCACCGCATGGGCGACTGCGGCCGCATCGACGCGTCCGGAAGGCTCTGGTTCTGCGGCCGGAAGGCACATCGCGTCGAGACCGGCAGCCGCACGCTGTTCACGATTCCCTGCGAGGCCGTCTTTAACCAGCATCCAAAGGTGTTCCGCACCGCCCTGGTCGGCATCGGCCCGCGCGGCAGTCAGACCCCCGTCCTCTGCGTCGAGCTCGAGAAAAGCGCCGGCGCCCTCGATGAAACGGCCCTCGCAACCGAGTTGCGGGCGCTCGGCGCCACGCACTCCCATACCCGTGACATCACCCGAATTCTTTTCCACCCCGCCTTTCCGGTGGATGTCCGGCACAACGCCAAGATCGGCCGCGAACAGCTTGCCTTGTGGGCGTCAGAAATCGTTCGCGCACAATCACCGGCCTGA
- a CDS encoding NAD-dependent epimerase/dehydratase family protein: MNADPLPHPGLKDSRKILVTGGGGFLGKAIVKMLRERGLPVRSFSRGRYPELEQMGVECVNGDLADPAAVLEACRGCDLVFHVASKPGIWGSYDEYYKPNVVGTTNVVEACKQLGIRRLVYTSSPSVVFDGNDMENANESVPYSDHYETHYPKTKAIAEKLVLAANGPQLATVSLRPHLIWGPGDNHLAPRMVASAKAGRLVMIGDNKNKVDTVYVDNAADAHILAAERLEPGSPIAGKAYFISNGDPRPLWDIVNMMIGAAGLPPLTRSISPTIGWLIGGAMELVYGLFRLSGEPRLTRFMAREMSTAHWFDLTAARRDLGYEPRVGIEEGMRRLADWIRSGAMKEV, from the coding sequence ATGAACGCAGATCCATTACCGCATCCGGGCCTGAAGGACTCCCGCAAAATCCTCGTCACCGGGGGCGGCGGCTTTCTGGGAAAGGCGATCGTGAAGATGCTGCGCGAGCGGGGGCTGCCGGTGCGGAGCTTTTCGCGGGGCCGGTATCCGGAACTCGAGCAGATGGGCGTGGAGTGCGTGAACGGGGATCTCGCCGATCCGGCCGCCGTGCTCGAGGCGTGCCGAGGGTGCGACCTCGTGTTTCACGTCGCCTCGAAGCCCGGCATCTGGGGTTCGTATGACGAGTATTACAAGCCCAACGTCGTCGGCACGACGAACGTCGTCGAGGCCTGCAAACAGCTCGGTATCCGGCGGCTGGTCTATACCAGTTCGCCGAGCGTCGTCTTCGACGGGAACGACATGGAGAACGCGAACGAGTCGGTGCCGTATTCCGACCACTATGAAACCCATTATCCGAAGACGAAGGCGATCGCCGAGAAGCTCGTGCTCGCCGCAAACGGCCCGCAGCTCGCCACGGTTTCCCTGCGGCCGCACCTGATCTGGGGACCCGGCGACAATCACCTGGCGCCGCGCATGGTCGCGTCAGCAAAAGCGGGCCGGCTGGTGATGATCGGCGACAACAAGAACAAGGTCGACACGGTCTACGTCGACAACGCCGCCGACGCCCACATCCTTGCGGCGGAGCGGCTCGAGCCGGGCTCGCCCATCGCCGGCAAGGCGTATTTCATCTCGAACGGCGATCCGCGGCCCCTGTGGGACATCGTGAACATGATGATCGGTGCCGCCGGCCTGCCGCCGCTGACGCGTTCTATATCACCCACGATAGGCTGGCTGATCGGCGGGGCGATGGAGCTCGTCTATGGGCTCTTCCGACTGAGCGGCGAACCGCGGCTGACCCGGTTCATGGCGCGGGAGATGTCGACCGCCCACTGGTTCGACCTGACCGCCGCCCGCCGCGACCTCGGCTACGAGCCCCGCGTAGGCATCGAGGAGGGTATGCGGCGCCTCGCCGACTGGATCAGATCCGGAGCGATGAAGGAAGTGTGA